The Candidatus Nitrosocosmicus franklandus genome contains a region encoding:
- a CDS encoding radical SAM protein: MVDIIYGMGTTDIIRDFPAIFNMLLKYISIRLLKSKPFIYGSADIINVCNLHCSHCYRWKTRRNEKDELSVEDWRTIIKNTFKKHHVYFVTLVGGEPLLREDIIRTFCDEMPRRICVVTSGTIPLPRLPNLYFYWVSLDDTAQIHDSIRGKGAYEKTKKNILNYTKGPDRNGKPS; the protein is encoded by the coding sequence ATGGTTGATATCATTTATGGAATGGGTACTACTGATATCATTAGAGATTTTCCTGCAATTTTTAACATGTTGTTAAAGTATATATCCATAAGACTGCTTAAATCTAAGCCGTTTATTTACGGTTCTGCTGACATCATCAATGTTTGCAACCTTCATTGTTCTCATTGTTATAGGTGGAAAACTAGGAGAAACGAAAAAGACGAACTAAGTGTAGAAGATTGGAGAACAATAATCAAAAATACGTTTAAGAAGCATCATGTATACTTTGTTACTCTTGTCGGCGGAGAACCGTTGTTAAGAGAAGATATTATCAGAACTTTCTGTGATGAGATGCCTAGGCGTATATGTGTGGTTACAAGTGGAACTATTCCACTGCCCAGATTGCCCAACCTCTATTTTTATTGGGTTTCACTTGATGATACTGCTCAGATACATGATAGTATACGAGGCAAGGGAGCATATGAAAAAACAAAGAAGAACATATTAAATTATACAAAAGGACCAGATAGAAATGGTAAACCCTCCTAG